The uncultured Roseibium sp. genome contains a region encoding:
- a CDS encoding ABC transporter ATP-binding protein, which yields MTSEHPILETRDLTIRFGGHVAVDHISCAFQRGTLTAIVGPNGAGKTTYFNLISGQLKATSGKVILNGADITRISVPERTDRGIGRAFQLTNLFPSLTVQENVRLVAQAKAGKGFDMTSIAESHVELIERAEHVLAEVKLIDVADQVVAVLPHGDQRKLEVAMMIALGPQVLMFDEPTAGMSVDEVPVILDLIKTLKQDMDRTILLVEHKMDVIRSLADRIIVLHNGALVADGEPAEVIAMPIVQEAYLGKAPEAA from the coding sequence GTGACCAGCGAACATCCCATCCTCGAAACACGGGATCTGACCATCCGTTTCGGCGGTCATGTCGCCGTCGATCACATCAGTTGCGCCTTTCAGCGCGGCACGCTGACCGCCATTGTCGGCCCGAACGGCGCCGGCAAGACAACCTATTTCAATCTGATTTCGGGTCAGCTGAAGGCGACCTCCGGTAAGGTCATCCTGAATGGCGCGGACATCACCCGGATTTCCGTGCCGGAGCGGACCGACCGGGGGATCGGCCGGGCGTTTCAGCTGACCAATCTGTTTCCGTCTCTGACCGTCCAGGAAAACGTCCGCCTCGTGGCCCAGGCGAAAGCGGGCAAGGGCTTCGACATGACGTCGATCGCGGAAAGCCATGTGGAACTGATCGAACGGGCGGAGCATGTGCTGGCGGAAGTCAAACTGATCGATGTGGCCGATCAGGTCGTGGCGGTGCTGCCGCACGGGGATCAGAGGAAACTGGAAGTGGCGATGATGATCGCCCTTGGGCCCCAGGTGCTGATGTTCGACGAGCCGACGGCCGGCATGAGCGTGGACGAGGTTCCGGTGATCCTCGATCTGATCAAGACGCTGAAGCAGGACATGGATCGCACCATCCTGCTGGTGGAACACAAGATGGACGTGATCCGCTCGCTCGCCGACCGGATCATCGTTCTGCACAACGGCGCGCTGGTGGCCGACGGCGAGCCGGCGGAGGTGATCGCCATGCCGATCGTCCAGGAAGCCTATCTCGGCAAGGCACCGGAGGCCGCATGA